One region of Oculatellaceae cyanobacterium genomic DNA includes:
- a CDS encoding 4a-hydroxytetrahydrobiopterin dehydratase produces the protein MELTAQNCIPCTGTEPHLTAEEIAQLQPEIPDWQIMEVEGELRLERIYKFPDFQTALDFTNKVGEAAENQGHHPALLTEWGKVTVTWWTHAISGLHENDFIMAAKTNQIAAQLSRK, from the coding sequence ATGGAATTGACAGCACAAAACTGTATCCCCTGCACTGGCACAGAACCACATCTTACAGCAGAAGAAATTGCTCAACTCCAGCCTGAGATTCCAGATTGGCAAATTATGGAGGTTGAGGGAGAGTTGCGTCTAGAACGGATCTATAAATTTCCCGATTTCCAGACAGCTTTAGATTTTACGAATAAAGTGGGTGAAGCAGCCGAAAACCAAGGACATCACCCCGCGTTACTAACTGAGTGGGGCAAAGTTACAGTAACTTGGTGGACTCACGCAATTTCTGGGCTGCATGAGAATGATTTTATTATGGCAGCAAAGACAAATCAGATTGCGGCTCAGTTATCTCGGAAGTAA
- a CDS encoding DUF561 domain-containing protein, protein MTIHPSVQQAFAQGRVLKVISGLNNFDHQNVAAVIKAAQAGGATFVDIAADSNLVRMARQLISLPICVSAVEPEKFVSAVEAGADLIEIGNFDSFYAQGRRFEAEEVLALTTETRSLLPNITLSVTVPHILELDQQVELAIELVKAGADIIQTEGGTSSAPVHAGTLGLIEKAAPTLAAAYSISRAVSVPVLCASGLSSVTVPMAIAAGAAGVGVGSAINKLDSEVAMVAVVRSLVEALATVSRPQVHA, encoded by the coding sequence ATGACGATCCATCCTTCTGTTCAACAAGCATTTGCACAAGGTCGCGTACTAAAAGTAATTAGCGGCTTGAATAACTTTGACCATCAAAACGTTGCTGCTGTAATTAAAGCTGCTCAAGCAGGTGGCGCGACATTTGTAGATATTGCTGCTGATTCAAACTTGGTGCGTATGGCTCGCCAACTCATCAGCCTGCCTATTTGTGTTTCTGCTGTAGAACCAGAAAAATTTGTTAGTGCTGTAGAAGCTGGTGCTGATTTAATTGAAATCGGTAACTTTGATAGCTTTTATGCCCAAGGTCGTCGTTTTGAAGCCGAAGAAGTTTTGGCGCTGACTACTGAGACGCGATCGCTCCTACCTAACATTACCTTATCTGTAACTGTTCCCCATATTCTAGAGTTGGATCAGCAAGTAGAATTGGCAATTGAATTAGTCAAAGCTGGCGCTGATATTATCCAAACTGAAGGTGGAACTAGCAGCGCTCCTGTTCATGCAGGTACTTTGGGATTGATTGAAAAAGCTGCGCCTACTCTAGCTGCGGCTTACTCTATTAGTCGTGCAGTTTCCGTTCCCGTACTGTGTGCTTCTGGCTTATCAAGTGTAACAGTACCAATGGCGATCGCGGCTGGTGCGGCTGGTGTTGGTGTTGGTTCCGCAATCAACAAACTCGATAGCGAAGTAGCAATGGTAGCTGTTGTCCGCAGTTTAGTTGAAGCTTTAGCAACTGTCAGCCGCCCACAGGTTCACGCTTAA
- a CDS encoding DegT/DnrJ/EryC1/StrS family aminotransferase → MSNIPPLDLARQYKLIAEDVSVAVEDILASGRYIGGSVVESFEQQFAAYVGVSECVGCNSGTDALYLALRALNIGTGDEVITTPFTFFATSEVISAVGAKPVFVDIDPETFNLDVNQIKSAITERTKAIIPVHLFGQPMDMTAVMELAGSHNLFVIEDVAQATGATWGEQRVGSFGHIGCFSFFPTKNLGGFGDGGACTTSDSAIAASMRMLKEHGSRRRYIHEEIGINSRLDALQAAILQIKLTHLDTWNEQRREVAKRYHQLLQPILGIVTPQEHPGGRSVWNQYTIRIISQKTEADSLAAKRDAVRNALQQVGVSSMIYYPLPLHLQPVYQDLGYQVGQLPASEQVCHEVLSLPMFPELTLEEQEQVVYALKDCLG, encoded by the coding sequence GTGAGTAACATTCCCCCCCTTGACCTAGCGCGGCAGTACAAACTAATTGCTGAAGATGTGAGTGTTGCTGTTGAAGACATTTTAGCTTCTGGTCGTTATATTGGCGGTTCGGTAGTTGAAAGCTTTGAACAGCAATTTGCAGCTTATGTGGGAGTCTCGGAATGTGTGGGGTGTAATTCTGGAACTGATGCACTCTATCTCGCACTACGGGCATTAAATATTGGTACAGGAGATGAAGTAATTACTACACCCTTTACCTTTTTTGCGACATCTGAGGTAATTTCTGCTGTAGGGGCAAAGCCTGTTTTTGTTGATATTGACCCCGAAACGTTTAATTTAGATGTTAATCAAATTAAATCAGCGATTACAGAGCGTACTAAAGCGATTATCCCTGTGCATTTGTTTGGACAGCCAATGGATATGACCGCAGTAATGGAGCTCGCTGGGTCTCATAATTTATTTGTAATTGAAGACGTAGCTCAAGCAACGGGCGCTACATGGGGAGAACAACGGGTAGGTAGCTTTGGACATATCGGTTGCTTTAGTTTCTTCCCTACCAAGAATTTAGGCGGTTTTGGAGATGGGGGTGCTTGTACTACGTCAGATAGTGCGATCGCAGCATCTATGCGAATGCTTAAAGAACATGGCAGTCGCCGTCGCTATATTCACGAAGAAATTGGGATTAATAGTCGTTTAGATGCGTTGCAAGCTGCAATTTTGCAAATTAAGTTAACTCATCTAGATACTTGGAATGAGCAACGCCGAGAAGTTGCAAAGCGTTATCACCAATTACTCCAACCAATATTAGGAATAGTGACACCTCAAGAACATCCTGGGGGTCGAAGTGTTTGGAATCAATACACAATTCGGATTATAAGTCAAAAAACTGAAGCCGACTCTTTAGCTGCTAAACGTGATGCAGTGCGTAATGCTTTACAGCAAGTAGGAGTTAGTTCGATGATTTATTACCCACTACCTCTGCACTTGCAGCCAGTTTATCAAGATTTAGGCTACCAAGTCGGTCAATTGCCTGCTTCAGAGCAAGTCTGCCATGAGGTGTTGTCTTTACCGATGTTCCCAGAACTTACTTTAGAGGAGCAAGAACAGGTAGTTTATGCTTTAAAAGATTGCTTGGGTTAG
- a CDS encoding SDR family oxidoreductase yields the protein MTYSPALSEQVILITGASTGIGAALAKVLAAKALGIRLVLASRSQDKLEQVADFCSKAGADVFVVPTDLTQLEQVQALAKSVIERFGRVDVLVNNAGYGQMGPIELIPISSAQKQFNVNLLGPLALTQALIPGMRDQGGGRIINISSLGGRLAFPFGGLYSSSKFALEGISDALRMELAAFNIKVSVIEPGPVSTDFFDVAGQMVEQAVTNPDNTPYSSAFEKLKNLEKNTSSRAWTSERVAEVIVKVITTPNPRARYVAATGGDFLLFVMNKLLPTWAVDKFWKQFYGLDQVAKDWQNR from the coding sequence ATGACTTATTCTCCTGCTTTATCTGAACAAGTAATCCTAATTACAGGTGCATCCACAGGTATTGGCGCTGCCTTGGCAAAAGTCTTAGCAGCAAAAGCTTTAGGCATCCGCTTGGTACTTGCATCCCGTAGTCAAGACAAATTGGAACAGGTTGCCGATTTTTGCAGTAAAGCTGGTGCTGATGTTTTTGTAGTTCCTACAGACCTAACTCAGCTTGAGCAGGTTCAAGCACTAGCTAAGTCAGTAATTGAGCGTTTTGGTCGAGTTGATGTATTAGTCAACAATGCTGGTTATGGACAAATGGGGCCGATAGAATTAATCCCTATTAGTTCCGCACAAAAGCAGTTTAATGTCAACTTATTAGGCCCATTAGCTTTAACTCAAGCATTAATCCCTGGGATGCGCGACCAAGGCGGGGGCAGAATTATCAACATTAGTTCACTAGGAGGACGGTTGGCGTTCCCCTTCGGTGGGTTGTATAGTAGTTCTAAATTTGCCTTAGAAGGCATCAGCGACGCGCTGAGAATGGAATTAGCTGCCTTTAATATTAAAGTTAGTGTGATTGAACCTGGGCCAGTCAGTACAGATTTTTTTGATGTCGCTGGTCAAATGGTGGAACAAGCTGTCACCAATCCTGACAATACACCCTACAGCTCGGCATTTGAAAAGTTAAAAAACTTAGAAAAAAACACCAGTAGTCGCGCTTGGACATCTGAAAGAGTTGCTGAGGTAATCGTCAAAGTAATTACAACTCCCAATCCTCGCGCCCGTTATGTTGCTGCGACAGGGGGAGATTTTTTGCTATTTGTGATGAATAAACTATTGCCAACTTGGGCTGTAGATAAATTCTGGAAACAGTTCTATGGACTCGATCAAGTTGCTAAAGATTGGCAAAATCGCTAA
- a CDS encoding YciI family protein — protein MPWFVKIEEGIVDKPTFDQNVPAHQAYVQKLIAKGHQARTGYWRQRGGGMMLFHAASMAEAQAIVADDPLIKNGCVNYKLYEWCIVVE, from the coding sequence ATGCCCTGGTTTGTCAAAATAGAAGAAGGCATCGTTGATAAGCCTACTTTTGATCAAAACGTACCAGCACATCAAGCTTATGTCCAAAAATTAATTGCCAAGGGACACCAAGCACGTACTGGATACTGGAGACAGCGCGGAGGAGGTATGATGCTGTTTCACGCAGCATCAATGGCAGAAGCGCAAGCAATTGTTGCTGACGATCCGCTAATTAAAAACGGTTGTGTCAACTACAAGCTTTATGAGTGGTGCATTGTTGTGGAATAA
- a CDS encoding 2'-5' RNA ligase family protein: protein MDNKKRLFFIALLPPQDIQDYVTGIKQHFADTYNSKAALKSPPHITLQPPFELEVKNLPALEECLINFASEHSSIPVILSGFAAFVPRVIYVDVIKTPELLSLQKDLMNCVEASLRIADPVSKKRPFSPHMTVGFKDLSKQDFKAAWSEFEHQELHFEFTATYLTLLIHDGKRWQINSEFSLAPNDG from the coding sequence TTGGACAACAAAAAACGCCTGTTTTTTATTGCGCTGTTACCGCCACAGGATATTCAAGATTATGTCACTGGTATTAAGCAGCACTTTGCTGATACCTATAATAGTAAGGCGGCTTTAAAATCTCCTCCCCATATTACCTTGCAGCCTCCGTTTGAATTAGAGGTGAAAAATCTCCCAGCCTTGGAAGAATGTTTGATAAATTTTGCAAGCGAACATTCTTCTATTCCGGTCATTTTATCTGGCTTTGCTGCATTTGTACCGCGTGTTATCTATGTTGATGTGATTAAAACACCGGAATTGCTAAGTTTACAGAAAGATTTAATGAATTGTGTGGAAGCATCATTAAGAATTGCCGATCCAGTTTCTAAGAAGCGTCCGTTTTCTCCACACATGACGGTTGGTTTTAAAGATTTAAGTAAGCAGGATTTTAAGGCTGCATGGTCTGAGTTTGAGCATCAAGAGTTGCACTTTGAGTTTACAGCAACATATCTAACATTGTTAATTCATGATGGTAAAAGATGGCAGATTAATTCTGAGTTTTCATTAGCACCGAATGATGGGTAG
- a CDS encoding ribulose bisphosphate carboxylase small subunit, giving the protein MSYYISPRFLDKLAVHITKNFLDLPGVRVPLILGIHGRKGEGKTFQCELVFQRMGIEVVHMSAGELESPDAGDPSRLVRLRYREAAELIKVRGKMCVLMINDLDAGAGRFDQGTQYTVNTQMVNATLMNIADNPTNVQLPGSYDSTPLHRVPILVTGNDFTTLYAPLIRDGRMEKFHWEPTREEKIGIVGGIYSEDGLSESQITQLVDNFANQAIDFFGALRSRIYDEQIRQFIHQVGYNKVSSAVVNSVDGPPAFKKPDFSLSRLIEFGSLMAQEQQRVQTSRLVEEYNAHRLNSTQQVLPVENSHPTQNQVVKEQPKQQQFYKQYSAGSGNGHVETNQLNPDLLQQVKELINGGYRIAMEYADERRFRSNGWRSCAPITANHESEAITAVESCLSDHVGEYVRLIGIDPKAKRRVVEKVIQRPKG; this is encoded by the coding sequence ATGAGTTACTACATCTCTCCTCGCTTCCTCGACAAACTTGCAGTTCACATTACCAAAAATTTCTTAGATCTCCCTGGTGTTAGAGTCCCCTTAATTCTCGGCATTCATGGACGTAAGGGTGAAGGCAAAACTTTTCAATGCGAGTTAGTATTTCAGCGCATGGGCATTGAAGTTGTCCATATGTCCGCTGGAGAATTAGAAAGTCCAGATGCCGGAGATCCATCACGTTTAGTTCGTCTGCGTTATCGAGAAGCAGCAGAGTTAATCAAGGTGCGCGGTAAGATGTGCGTATTGATGATTAATGATTTGGATGCTGGTGCAGGAAGGTTTGATCAAGGTACTCAATATACGGTAAATACTCAGATGGTCAACGCCACTCTGATGAATATTGCCGATAACCCAACTAATGTGCAATTGCCTGGTAGCTACGATTCTACACCTTTGCACCGTGTACCAATTCTGGTTACAGGTAATGACTTTACAACTTTATACGCACCATTAATTAGAGATGGTCGGATGGAAAAGTTTCATTGGGAACCGACTAGAGAAGAAAAAATTGGGATTGTTGGCGGTATTTATTCTGAGGATGGATTATCTGAAAGTCAGATTACCCAGTTAGTAGATAATTTTGCTAATCAAGCAATTGATTTCTTTGGCGCATTGAGATCACGCATTTATGATGAACAAATCCGCCAGTTTATCCATCAAGTCGGCTATAACAAGGTTTCTTCTGCTGTCGTCAATAGTGTTGATGGGCCACCAGCGTTTAAAAAGCCTGATTTTAGTTTGTCTCGCTTAATTGAATTTGGCAGCTTGATGGCGCAAGAACAGCAGCGAGTCCAAACTTCACGTTTAGTAGAAGAATACAACGCACATCGCTTAAATTCTACTCAACAAGTTTTACCAGTTGAAAATTCTCATCCTACTCAAAATCAGGTAGTAAAGGAGCAACCTAAACAGCAGCAATTCTATAAACAATATAGTGCAGGTAGCGGCAACGGTCATGTAGAAACAAATCAATTAAATCCAGATTTATTGCAGCAGGTAAAAGAACTAATCAACGGCGGTTATCGGATTGCAATGGAATACGCTGATGAGCGACGTTTCCGTAGTAATGGCTGGAGAAGTTGTGCGCCTATTACTGCTAATCATGAGTCGGAAGCTATAACAGCCGTTGAAAGTTGTTTATCGGATCATGTTGGTGAGTATGTGCGTTTAATTGGGATTGATCCGAAAGCTAAGAGGCGCGTTGTGGAGAAGGTGATTCAACGACCAAAAGGTTAA
- a CDS encoding glycosyltransferase family 9 protein, translated as MRILALVPGGIGDQILFFPTIDDLKQNYPDAQIDVIVEPRSTGAYRVCKSVNEVMRFDFRNRNGMADWGNLLGIIRDREYDFAVSLGRSWGVNFLLWLTGIATRVGYSSGLKETFISNAVPLKTEQYAAEMYHDLLKGLDIHSPCPPLAVNVPKQDIEWAEVAQQRLGINETGYILIHGGSSQISQSQGIDKTYPVKKWQQVIEDIQQRQPNLPVVVINGPDDQAFVSSLLGYCPNVKVISPPDIGKLAALIAGANLMLCTDSAPMHIAVAVGTYLIALFGPTEAKKLLPQSDRTIGLQSSTRWVADIPPADVLEKIWRG; from the coding sequence ATGCGAATACTGGCACTTGTCCCAGGCGGGATTGGCGACCAAATTCTGTTCTTCCCGACGATTGATGACCTGAAACAGAATTACCCGGACGCGCAGATCGACGTAATTGTCGAACCTAGATCTACGGGTGCGTATCGGGTATGCAAGTCTGTCAATGAAGTTATGCGGTTTGATTTTAGAAACCGTAACGGCATGGCAGATTGGGGAAATTTGCTAGGTATTATTCGCGATCGCGAGTATGATTTTGCTGTTTCTCTAGGACGGAGTTGGGGCGTAAATTTCCTTCTCTGGTTGACAGGAATTGCTACTCGTGTTGGTTATAGCAGTGGTCTTAAGGAAACATTTATTTCCAACGCTGTACCACTAAAAACCGAGCAATACGCTGCGGAAATGTACCACGATCTTCTCAAAGGTCTAGATATACATTCACCTTGTCCACCTCTTGCCGTCAACGTTCCGAAACAAGATATTGAATGGGCAGAAGTTGCACAGCAACGGCTGGGTATTAACGAAACTGGTTATATTTTGATTCATGGCGGTTCTAGCCAAATCTCTCAGAGTCAAGGCATTGACAAAACCTACCCAGTTAAGAAATGGCAACAAGTTATTGAAGACATTCAACAGCGACAGCCAAATCTCCCAGTGGTAGTAATCAACGGGCCAGACGATCAAGCATTTGTCAGCAGCTTGTTAGGATATTGTCCAAACGTGAAAGTAATTTCACCACCGGATATTGGTAAATTAGCGGCGCTGATTGCTGGTGCGAACTTGATGCTTTGTACAGATAGTGCGCCAATGCACATAGCTGTAGCAGTTGGGACTTATTTAATTGCTTTATTTGGGCCAACTGAGGCGAAAAAATTATTGCCTCAGAGCGATCGCACTATTGGTTTACAATCTTCCACACGCTGGGTAGCAGATATTCCCCCCGCAGATGTGCTTGAAAAAATTTGGCGTGGCTAA
- a CDS encoding glycoside hydrolase family 31 protein, whose translation MPQYFGKLPINQQPWPTLDPVTAIEKDERHIYLKCGDPSIAISVLAPNLIRVRLSPTGKFKPSRSWAVALDDDHWSVVPFEVEETTENIEITTAQMRVCIQREGCQIQCYDLEGRPFAHDTDHSMGWRMGAIANWKRIEADEHFYGFGERTGLLDKRSEVKTNWTTDALDYGLLTDEMYQAIPFFMALRPHVGYGIFFNTTFWSHFDIGAEEPGVLRMETRSDELDYYIIYGAEPAEIVRTYTQLTGRMQLPPKWALGYHQCRWSYESETVVRELAEEFRRRSIPCDVIHLDIDYMQGYRVFTWSSKRFPEAEKLISKLAQDGFKTVTIIDPGVKYEPEADYHVFDQGIEKDYFVRSADGKLFHGYVWPDKAVFPDFLRADVREWWGSLHKTLTDIGIAGIWNDMNEPALDDRPFGDPGNKISFPLDAPQGAENERATHAETHNIYGLMMARASAEGLEKLRAERSFVLTRSGYAGVQRWSSVWMGDNQSLWEHLEISLPMLCNMGLSGVAFVGCDIGGFAGNATAEMFARWMQVGMLYPFMRGHSAMSTAQHEPWVFGDRTEKICREYINLRYQLLPYIYTLFFEAANTGAPILRPLLYHYPNDTKTYTLYDQVLLGSSLMAAPIYRPGVEHRAVYLPAGVWYDWWTGERYEGETHILAHAPLEIMPLYVKAGAIIPMMPVMQYVDQRPVEQLTLRIWSGTGEFTLYEDDGRTFEYKNGAYATTKYSVRVEGEEILVEIEAREGNWTPAAREIIVEVVGVGEQRFADDGTQRRLAFSTLE comes from the coding sequence ATGCCGCAATACTTTGGAAAACTACCGATTAATCAGCAACCCTGGCCAACTCTTGACCCAGTAACAGCTATTGAAAAAGATGAGCGCCACATCTATCTCAAGTGTGGAGATCCAAGTATTGCGATTAGTGTATTAGCACCTAATTTAATTCGAGTACGTCTTTCACCTACAGGAAAATTTAAACCAAGTCGTTCTTGGGCTGTAGCATTAGATGATGATCATTGGTCAGTTGTGCCATTTGAAGTAGAGGAAACAACTGAAAATATCGAAATTACCACAGCACAAATGCGGGTGTGTATTCAACGAGAAGGTTGTCAGATTCAATGTTATGACTTAGAGGGACGACCTTTTGCACACGATACCGATCATAGTATGGGTTGGCGGATGGGTGCAATTGCCAATTGGAAACGCATCGAAGCAGATGAACATTTCTACGGTTTTGGTGAGCGTACTGGGTTACTAGATAAACGCAGTGAAGTAAAAACTAATTGGACAACTGATGCACTTGATTATGGCTTGTTAACAGATGAGATGTATCAAGCCATTCCATTTTTTATGGCGTTGCGTCCTCATGTTGGATATGGGATATTCTTCAATACAACATTTTGGAGTCATTTTGATATTGGTGCTGAAGAACCAGGCGTTTTACGGATGGAAACGCGCAGCGATGAATTAGATTATTACATCATTTATGGTGCTGAACCTGCGGAAATTGTTCGCACCTACACGCAACTAACAGGTAGAATGCAACTACCGCCAAAGTGGGCATTAGGTTATCACCAGTGTAGATGGAGTTATGAATCAGAAACAGTGGTGCGCGAATTAGCTGAAGAATTTCGCCGCCGCAGTATTCCCTGTGATGTGATTCATTTAGATATTGATTATATGCAGGGATATCGCGTATTTACTTGGAGTTCTAAGCGTTTCCCGGAAGCAGAAAAATTAATTAGTAAGTTAGCGCAGGATGGTTTTAAGACAGTAACAATTATCGATCCAGGCGTTAAGTATGAGCCAGAGGCAGATTATCACGTTTTTGATCAAGGAATAGAAAAAGACTATTTTGTGCGTAGTGCCGATGGTAAATTATTTCACGGTTATGTATGGCCTGATAAAGCTGTTTTCCCTGATTTTTTGCGTGCTGATGTGCGGGAATGGTGGGGAAGTTTACATAAAACTTTGACAGATATCGGCATTGCTGGTATCTGGAATGATATGAACGAACCCGCATTAGATGACCGACCTTTTGGCGATCCTGGTAATAAAATATCCTTCCCTTTGGATGCACCACAAGGTGCTGAAAATGAACGTGCTACCCATGCTGAAACACATAATATATATGGGTTAATGATGGCGAGAGCATCTGCTGAAGGGTTAGAAAAGTTACGTGCAGAGCGATCATTTGTATTAACCAGATCGGGTTATGCTGGAGTGCAACGTTGGTCATCTGTATGGATGGGTGATAACCAATCTTTGTGGGAACATCTAGAAATATCCTTACCCATGTTATGCAATATGGGGTTATCCGGTGTCGCGTTTGTTGGTTGTGATATTGGTGGGTTTGCGGGGAATGCGACAGCAGAAATGTTTGCGCGATGGATGCAAGTAGGAATGCTTTACCCATTCATGCGCGGACATTCAGCCATGAGTACAGCGCAACATGAACCTTGGGTATTTGGCGATCGCACTGAAAAAATCTGCCGAGAATATATTAACCTACGTTATCAACTACTTCCCTACATTTACACCCTATTCTTTGAAGCAGCAAATACAGGCGCACCAATTTTACGACCCTTACTTTATCATTACCCCAACGACACCAAAACCTATACTCTCTACGATCAAGTATTACTCGGTTCCTCATTAATGGCTGCGCCGATATATCGCCCAGGAGTTGAACATCGCGCCGTCTACTTACCCGCAGGTGTTTGGTATGACTGGTGGACTGGGGAAAGATACGAAGGCGAAACTCATATTTTGGCACACGCACCTTTAGAAATAATGCCGCTTTATGTCAAGGCTGGTGCAATTATTCCCATGATGCCAGTAATGCAATATGTGGATCAACGTCCTGTTGAGCAATTAACATTACGCATTTGGTCTGGTACAGGTGAGTTTACCTTATATGAAGATGATGGTCGCACCTTTGAATATAAAAATGGTGCTTATGCAACTACAAAATATAGTGTGCGTGTAGAAGGGGAAGAAATTTTAGTTGAAATTGAGGCGCGTGAAGGTAACTGGACACCAGCAGCGCGGGAAATTATCGTAGAAGTGGTTGGTGTAGGGGAACAACGGTTTGCTGATGATGGTACACAGCGCCGTTTGGCATTCTCAACCCTTGAGTGA
- a CDS encoding DNA cytosine methyltransferase, producing the protein MSNKPKIFSFFAGSGFLDLGFELNGFNIAYVSEIFSPFMQAYRYSRKALNLPLPEYGYYEGEDADVSKLTEGEQALRLCSLIKDARKTSDIIGFIGGPPCPDFSVGGKNLGSEGNNGKLSDSYIELICQQKPDFFLFENVQGLYKTKKHRSFFEELKYHLNNAGYLLTECLINTIEYGVPQDRSRIILIGFIKELINNREIEISNNIKELPPGFFDWQKYILYPKSKAFSYPWFSTHPFVENSTLPFPNNVPEELTIEYWFRKNDVLNHQNSEHYFKPRAGLKRFTTVAEGDDSKKSYKRLHRWRYSPTACYGNNEVHLHPYKVRRISVAEALAIQSLPKDFSLPDNMSLTNMFKTIGNGVPYLAAKAIAQSILDFLTTPELRYVPPASKQLELPLMLF; encoded by the coding sequence ATGAGCAATAAACCTAAGATTTTTTCTTTTTTCGCTGGTTCAGGATTTCTAGATTTAGGCTTTGAATTGAATGGCTTCAATATAGCTTATGTAAGTGAGATTTTTTCTCCATTCATGCAGGCATATCGTTACTCCCGAAAGGCTCTCAACCTACCTTTACCAGAATATGGATATTATGAGGGAGAAGACGCAGATGTTAGTAAACTGACTGAAGGAGAACAAGCCCTACGTCTATGCTCTTTAATAAAAGATGCACGCAAAACTTCTGATATTATTGGGTTTATCGGTGGCCCTCCTTGCCCTGATTTTTCAGTTGGTGGGAAAAACCTAGGAAGTGAAGGAAATAACGGAAAACTTTCAGATTCTTATATTGAATTAATTTGCCAACAAAAACCTGATTTCTTTTTATTTGAAAATGTTCAAGGCTTGTATAAAACAAAAAAACATCGCTCTTTTTTTGAGGAACTTAAGTATCATCTTAATAATGCAGGATATTTATTAACAGAATGCTTAATCAATACTATTGAATACGGTGTTCCACAGGATCGAAGTAGAATAATCCTTATTGGGTTTATAAAAGAATTAATAAATAATAGAGAAATTGAAATCTCTAATAATATTAAAGAACTTCCCCCTGGATTTTTTGATTGGCAAAAATATATTTTGTACCCAAAAAGCAAAGCATTTTCTTATCCTTGGTTTTCTACACACCCCTTTGTGGAAAATTCAACGCTCCCTTTTCCAAATAATGTTCCTGAAGAACTGACTATTGAGTATTGGTTTAGAAAAAATGATGTATTAAATCATCAAAATTCTGAACACTATTTTAAGCCTAGAGCCGGACTAAAAAGGTTTACAACTGTTGCTGAAGGAGATGATTCAAAGAAGTCTTACAAGCGACTTCACAGATGGCGTTATTCTCCTACAGCTTGTTATGGCAATAACGAAGTACACTTACATCCTTATAAAGTGCGTCGTATATCCGTAGCTGAAGCTTTAGCTATACAATCTTTACCTAAAGATTTTAGTTTACCTGATAATATGTCACTAACTAATATGTTTAAAACGATTGGTAATGGTGTTCCTTATTTAGCTGCGAAAGCAATTGCTCAAAGTATCCTTGACTTTTTAACAACACCTGAATTGCGTTACGTGCCACCAGCCAGTAAGCAGTTAGAGTTACCACTGATGCTGTTTTAA
- a CDS encoding Cfr10I/Bse634I family restriction endonuclease yields MVNNIEWFTKKDGDKVQINSRTIYRDLSTELVNKLDNNLSINEIISWIKNTTREAFKENYSRYPEVGALNNAAGRWNEFIATTLLSEIAIDMNQKADECIAVFSLPDSRLQTEGSDEVSSKFLSLFSKDEFDTGKALAKITPFKNNIFLPSPDYVIVVFAKGDIATSIQSLLAQQAKTPDTLALYNFLKGKIQVGELKAAVSLKTSNRSDRRYQPLFEAAMIKAMGHLLDQQWKYYMVASTLTPADQSIFSKAISPHSMALEENAKLVDGTYLYNRKSNLEPLVQAAIKNA; encoded by the coding sequence ATGGTTAATAATATCGAATGGTTTACAAAAAAGGATGGGGATAAAGTTCAGATCAATAGCAGAACAATTTATAGAGATTTGTCAACGGAATTAGTCAATAAACTAGATAATAATCTATCTATTAATGAAATAATAAGCTGGATAAAAAATACAACAAGGGAAGCTTTTAAGGAAAATTACAGTAGGTATCCTGAAGTAGGCGCTCTCAACAACGCAGCAGGGCGATGGAATGAATTTATAGCGACTACCTTGTTATCTGAAATTGCCATTGACATGAATCAAAAGGCTGATGAGTGTATTGCTGTATTTTCGCTACCAGACTCACGATTACAAACAGAAGGCTCAGATGAAGTATCTTCCAAATTCCTAAGTTTATTCAGTAAAGATGAATTCGATACTGGAAAGGCTTTAGCTAAGATTACACCGTTTAAAAATAATATTTTCTTGCCAAGTCCAGATTATGTGATCGTTGTTTTCGCTAAGGGTGATATTGCAACGTCTATTCAATCTCTTTTAGCACAGCAAGCAAAAACTCCCGATACTTTGGCACTCTACAATTTTTTAAAAGGGAAAATACAGGTAGGAGAGTTAAAGGCAGCAGTTTCTCTTAAAACTTCCAACCGTTCTGATCGTCGTTATCAACCTTTGTTTGAGGCAGCGATGATTAAAGCAATGGGCCATTTATTGGATCAACAGTGGAAATATTACATGGTTGCAAGTACTTTAACCCCTGCGGATCAGAGTATTTTTAGTAAAGCAATTAGCCCTCATAGTATGGCATTGGAAGAAAATGCTAAGTTAGTAGATGGTACATATTTATACAACCGAAAATCAAATTTAGAGCCTTTAGTTCAAGCTGCTATTAAAAATGCTTAA